From the genome of Hymenobacter cellulosilyticus, one region includes:
- the tssD gene encoding type VI secretion system tube protein TssD, whose amino-acid sequence MASFYAELHLEGVVIPMLQCSYSFQQTTDARGRVTTRVRQGPLQLLLDVPDDGAELLLSWAATPFKPLAGQVVFYDDSQARLPRETIQFAAGQCVHYEEVFHAAAGEEGAYTCQLTITAPEFELLSGGPAAPALAAALGAAKMPSLAAVPSLALAAAAAVSSPAAAAKAFVAEYTLSEFAKTIGEPSTCSRRRSSSRFTGCSTLLPLLPRPASPRLRTGKLWKI is encoded by the coding sequence ATGGCTTCCTTTTATGCTGAGCTCCATTTGGAGGGTGTCGTTATTCCCATGCTGCAGTGCTCCTACAGCTTCCAGCAAACCACCGATGCCCGGGGCCGCGTCACGACCCGGGTGCGGCAAGGACCCCTGCAGCTGCTGCTCGACGTGCCCGACGACGGGGCCGAGCTGCTGCTGAGCTGGGCCGCCACGCCCTTCAAGCCCTTGGCCGGTCAGGTCGTGTTCTACGACGACTCCCAGGCCCGCTTGCCGCGCGAAACCATCCAGTTTGCCGCCGGCCAGTGCGTGCACTACGAGGAGGTGTTTCACGCCGCGGCGGGTGAAGAAGGAGCCTACACGTGCCAACTGACCATCACCGCGCCCGAGTTTGAGCTGCTCTCGGGTGGGCCCGCCGCGCCGGCACTGGCGGCTGCTCTCGGTGCCGCTAAAATGCCAAGCCTGGCGGCGGTGCCGTCACTGGCGCTGGCGGCTGCTGCGGCTGTTTCCTCTCCGGCCGCTGCGGCCAAGGCCTTTGTAGCCGAGTACACCCTCAGTGAGTTTGCCAAAACCATCGGGGAGCCGAGCACATGCAGCCGCCGGAGGTCATCGAGCAGATTTACGGGCTGTTCAACGCTGCTTCCGCTGCTTCCGCGCCCGGCAAGCCCTCGGCTCCGCACTGGAAAGCTGTGGAAGATTTAG
- a CDS encoding DUF5686 family protein, with product MSLGEVVVRSTENPAFAILRKVQQHKRQNDKARLDAFEFDSYNRIEASLSDITDRLARRKVIRDITTMASAVGEMGRNAQGKPTVPVFGSEVVSRYYVRHRPVREREEIRHSQLYGAAPRDGTVLSQLLGSSFQDYDFYPNWQVVMGKDFISPIADGWRITYDYDLEDSVMVGQDRCYQLKVFPRRAQDLAFTGRIWITTGTYALRKLDLTVDPKANINFVDQIRIQQDLTPTAAGPWLPSRTQVVVGLKPTPKQTGLLVRFTTINSQFVVQQPHELAFYDQPLATAADALKVPVGFWEQHRPDTLTAQEARTLTVLDSVGKLPSVRTFLELADLVVNGYQPLGKRELVEFGPVLYSYNWNNVEGNRLRAGLRTTPALSPDWLAQGYLAYGTRDGEFKYGLSADRIVNRPNWTVLSLKHSRDVDLVALLDNDMALESPLFEVAARFGNIKPLLPLWREVTSVSAQSDLFHNFTQKATLRHQRFDPLYNFAYYTGPAQTPDAPTAHRFQLSEVVLESRYAPGEVLVQNQNHRTAVGLMKWPVFTLRYTLGLDGVLGSDFAYHKFNFAMTQSLPLGQLGRTEYVLDAGYIPSTVPYPVLKAHLGNESPIYTSSAYNLMGYFEFVSDRYVSLHAEHYFEGLLINAVPLLKKLDWRLVATGNVLQGSLREANRNTTPLADASGIATPTFRSLGATPYVEVGYGVENILKFIRVDFLHRLTYRDLPDVRTFGVKVCAQFKL from the coding sequence GTGTCGCTGGGCGAAGTGGTGGTACGTTCCACCGAAAATCCGGCGTTTGCCATCCTGCGCAAGGTGCAGCAGCACAAGCGGCAAAACGACAAGGCCCGGCTCGACGCCTTCGAATTTGACAGCTACAACCGCATCGAGGCCAGCCTGTCGGATATCACCGACCGCCTGGCCCGGCGCAAGGTGATTCGGGACATTACGACGATGGCCAGCGCGGTGGGGGAGATGGGGCGCAATGCCCAGGGCAAACCCACGGTGCCGGTATTCGGGTCGGAAGTGGTGTCGCGCTACTACGTGCGGCACCGCCCGGTGCGGGAGCGGGAGGAAATCCGCCACTCCCAGCTCTATGGGGCCGCCCCGCGCGACGGCACAGTCTTGTCGCAGCTGCTGGGCTCCTCGTTTCAGGACTACGACTTTTACCCCAACTGGCAGGTGGTGATGGGCAAGGACTTCATCTCGCCCATTGCCGACGGCTGGCGCATCACCTACGATTACGACCTGGAAGACTCCGTAATGGTGGGCCAGGACCGTTGCTACCAGCTCAAGGTGTTTCCGCGCCGGGCTCAGGACCTGGCTTTCACCGGCCGTATCTGGATTACGACCGGCACTTATGCCCTGCGCAAGCTGGATTTGACCGTCGACCCCAAGGCCAATATCAACTTCGTCGACCAGATCCGCATTCAGCAGGACCTGACGCCTACTGCCGCCGGGCCCTGGCTGCCGAGCCGCACCCAGGTAGTGGTGGGCCTGAAGCCCACGCCCAAGCAAACCGGCCTGCTGGTGCGCTTCACCACGATTAACTCCCAGTTTGTGGTGCAACAGCCCCACGAGCTGGCCTTTTATGACCAGCCCCTGGCCACGGCCGCCGACGCGCTGAAAGTGCCCGTCGGCTTCTGGGAACAGCACCGCCCCGATACGCTCACGGCCCAGGAAGCCCGCACCCTTACCGTGCTCGACTCGGTGGGCAAGCTGCCTTCGGTGCGCACGTTTCTGGAGCTAGCCGATTTGGTTGTGAACGGCTACCAGCCCCTGGGCAAGCGGGAGCTGGTGGAGTTTGGACCCGTGCTCTATAGCTACAATTGGAACAACGTGGAAGGCAACCGCCTGCGGGCCGGCCTGCGCACCACGCCGGCTCTCAGCCCCGACTGGCTGGCCCAGGGCTACCTGGCCTACGGCACCCGCGACGGGGAATTCAAGTACGGCCTCTCCGCCGACCGAATCGTGAACCGGCCCAACTGGACCGTGCTCAGCCTCAAGCACAGCCGCGACGTGGACCTAGTAGCCCTGCTCGACAACGACATGGCCCTGGAAAGTCCCTTGTTTGAGGTAGCCGCCCGCTTTGGCAACATCAAGCCCCTGCTGCCCCTGTGGCGGGAAGTGACCAGCGTTTCGGCCCAGTCCGACCTGTTTCACAACTTCACCCAGAAAGCCACGCTGCGCCACCAGCGTTTCGACCCGCTCTACAATTTTGCCTACTACACCGGGCCCGCCCAAACGCCCGACGCACCCACCGCCCACCGGTTTCAGCTCTCGGAAGTGGTACTCGAGTCGCGCTACGCCCCGGGCGAAGTGCTGGTGCAGAACCAGAACCACCGCACGGCCGTGGGCCTGATGAAGTGGCCGGTCTTTACCCTGCGCTATACCCTGGGCCTGGACGGTGTACTGGGCAGCGACTTTGCCTACCACAAGTTTAACTTTGCCATGACCCAGAGCTTACCCCTGGGCCAGCTGGGCCGCACTGAGTACGTGCTCGACGCGGGCTATATTCCCAGTACGGTGCCGTACCCGGTATTGAAGGCGCACCTGGGCAATGAGTCGCCTATCTACACATCGAGTGCCTACAACCTGATGGGCTACTTCGAGTTCGTCAGTGACCGGTACGTGTCGCTGCACGCCGAGCACTATTTCGAAGGGCTGCTTATCAATGCCGTTCCGCTGCTCAAAAAGCTGGATTGGCGCCTAGTGGCCACGGGCAACGTACTGCAGGGTAGCCTGCGCGAAGCCAACCGCAACACCACGCCCCTGGCCGACGCCAGCGGAATTGCCACGCCCACCTTCCGTTCCCTGGGCGCTACACCTTATGTGGAAGTCGGCTACGGCGTAGAAAACATCCTCAAGTTCATCCGCGTCGACTTTCTGCACCGCCTCACCTACCGCGACCTGCCCGACGTGCGCACCTTCGGCGTGAAAGTCTGCGCCCAGTTTAAGCTGTAG
- a CDS encoding 1,4-dihydroxy-2-naphthoate polyprenyltransferase, with protein sequence MSTIPASASPAPASPAKAWISAFRPRTLPLALASIMMGGFLAAAHGQFRGAVVGLAALTTILLQILSNLANDYGDSQNGADSVHREGPQRAVQSGAITPAQMKKGMVVFGVLSFLAGISLLWVALGLSGLWVFLSFLVLGLSAIWAAVNYTAGSKPYGYAGLGDLSVFIFFGLVGVCGTYYLQARELPLGVLLPAAALGCFATAVLNVNNIRDIRSDELAGKITIPVRLGPVRARRYHWLLLVLGLGAAIVYVALTYHSPWQWLFLLAAPLLLRNARAVWQRQDSMQLDPLLKQMALTTLVFTLLFGLGQVLG encoded by the coding sequence ATGTCTACCATTCCTGCTTCCGCTTCTCCCGCGCCGGCTAGTCCGGCCAAAGCCTGGATTTCCGCTTTTCGGCCCCGCACGCTGCCCCTGGCCCTGGCCAGCATCATGATGGGCGGCTTTCTGGCCGCTGCCCACGGGCAATTTCGGGGCGCGGTAGTGGGCCTGGCCGCCCTGACCACCATTTTGCTTCAGATTCTGAGCAACCTGGCCAACGACTACGGCGACTCTCAGAACGGGGCCGACAGCGTGCATCGGGAAGGGCCGCAGCGGGCCGTGCAGTCGGGCGCTATTACCCCGGCCCAGATGAAAAAGGGCATGGTCGTGTTTGGGGTTTTGTCGTTTCTGGCCGGCATCAGCCTGCTGTGGGTGGCATTGGGGCTTTCGGGTCTGTGGGTGTTTCTCTCGTTTCTGGTGCTGGGCCTCTCGGCCATCTGGGCGGCCGTCAATTACACGGCGGGCTCCAAGCCCTACGGCTACGCCGGCCTGGGCGACTTGTCGGTGTTTATCTTTTTCGGGCTGGTGGGCGTGTGCGGCACGTATTATCTGCAGGCCCGGGAGCTGCCGCTTGGCGTGCTGCTGCCGGCGGCGGCCCTAGGCTGCTTTGCCACAGCCGTGCTGAACGTGAACAATATCCGGGACATTCGCTCCGATGAGCTGGCCGGCAAAATCACGATTCCGGTGCGGCTGGGGCCGGTGCGGGCCCGGCGCTACCACTGGCTGTTGCTGGTGCTGGGCCTGGGCGCAGCCATTGTCTATGTGGCCCTTACCTACCATTCGCCCTGGCAGTGGCTGTTTCTGCTGGCCGCCCCGCTGCTGCTGCGCAACGCCCGCGCCGTGTGGCAGCGTCAGGATTCGATGCAGCTCGACCCGCTGCTGAAGCAGATGGCCCTGACTACGCTGGTTTTCACCCTGCTGTTTGGGCTGGGCCAGGTGCTAGGATAA
- a CDS encoding glutathione peroxidase, with the protein MASFRQKLLKALYPLIMRLSKSGSRGKVLENKQPAPPPVSFYSLAGHLNSGQKLSFADLRGKQVLLVNTASNCGYTNQYEELQQLSAQFTDDLVVLGFPANDFKEQEQADDHAIEQFCQVNFGVTFPLMKKSVVVKQGGQNPVYQWLTQARQNGWNEQAPDWNFSKYLISADGNLTHYFGPAVSPLSETIVKTIRPRQIV; encoded by the coding sequence ATGGCTTCATTTCGTCAAAAACTTCTTAAGGCGCTGTACCCGCTGATTATGCGCCTTTCAAAATCCGGCAGCCGGGGCAAGGTGCTTGAAAACAAGCAGCCGGCCCCGCCACCCGTATCCTTCTACTCCCTGGCGGGCCACCTCAACTCGGGCCAGAAATTGTCCTTCGCCGACCTGCGGGGCAAGCAGGTGCTGCTGGTCAACACGGCGTCCAACTGCGGCTACACCAACCAGTACGAGGAACTGCAGCAGCTTTCCGCACAGTTTACCGACGATTTGGTCGTCCTGGGCTTTCCGGCCAACGACTTCAAGGAGCAGGAGCAGGCCGACGACCACGCCATTGAGCAGTTCTGCCAGGTTAATTTCGGCGTGACCTTTCCGCTGATGAAAAAAAGCGTCGTGGTCAAACAAGGCGGGCAGAATCCGGTTTACCAGTGGCTGACGCAAGCCCGCCAGAATGGCTGGAACGAGCAGGCGCCCGATTGGAACTTCTCTAAATATCTCATCAGTGCCGACGGTAACTTGACGCACTATTTCGGCCCGGCCGTTTCGCCCCTGAGTGAAACAATTGTAAAGACTATCCGGCCGCGGCAAATAGTGTAA
- a CDS encoding carboxypeptidase-like regulatory domain-containing protein, whose translation MKRFILLLIFGLGLLAQPTAGLAQRILFSGQITEAATGQPVPFASVFVKGSSVGTTADDQGRYQLSVPQPIDSLSASAMGYRAKSRAVGGRFSKPST comes from the coding sequence ATGAAACGATTTATACTCCTGCTGATTTTCGGACTGGGCCTGCTCGCGCAGCCAACTGCCGGACTGGCCCAGCGGATCCTGTTTAGCGGCCAGATTACCGAGGCCGCCACCGGGCAGCCCGTGCCGTTTGCCTCCGTCTTCGTGAAAGGCAGCAGCGTGGGCACCACCGCCGACGACCAGGGCCGCTACCAGCTGAGCGTACCCCAGCCCATCGACTCCCTGTCAGCGTCGGCTATGGGGTACCGGGCCAAAAGCCGGGCCGTGGGCGGCAGGTTCAGCAAACCGTCAACCTGA
- a CDS encoding SseB family protein, with protein sequence MESSVPRSFIDDLVSYFDQKQEVQAAYFAFLYSSVSQTHDLFLGVEHAGELEGIKKMSLFIKQVYLPQAPMFFASSEEDAELFATVREQGLQFFSRQEGRGIEQELLKGLFDQQRDRAELVGTVRNHGVYALVHKAPLEQKQLVVQSFSKDGEEFTPLFTSPDMLPLGGIGAPPAGMVLARLVWSKHLAGAAPRPVVLNPDTAFEARFEL encoded by the coding sequence ATGGAATCTTCCGTGCCCCGCAGCTTTATTGATGATCTGGTCAGCTACTTCGACCAAAAGCAGGAAGTGCAGGCCGCTTATTTTGCCTTTCTCTACAGCTCCGTTAGCCAGACCCACGACCTGTTCTTAGGCGTCGAGCACGCGGGCGAACTGGAGGGTATCAAAAAGATGAGCTTGTTTATCAAGCAGGTGTACCTGCCCCAGGCGCCCATGTTTTTTGCCTCGTCGGAGGAAGATGCCGAGCTGTTTGCCACCGTACGGGAGCAGGGCCTGCAGTTTTTTAGTCGGCAGGAAGGGCGGGGCATCGAGCAGGAACTGCTCAAGGGCCTCTTCGACCAGCAGCGCGACCGGGCCGAGCTAGTCGGGACCGTGCGAAACCACGGCGTGTACGCCCTGGTGCATAAGGCTCCGCTAGAGCAGAAGCAACTCGTGGTGCAGTCCTTTTCCAAAGACGGAGAAGAGTTTACGCCCCTGTTTACCAGCCCCGATATGCTGCCGCTGGGCGGAATCGGTGCGCCGCCCGCCGGCATGGTGCTGGCCCGCCTGGTGTGGAGCAAGCACCTGGCCGGGGCCGCGCCCCGCCCGGTGGTGCTCAATCCGGATACGGCTTTTGAGGCCAGGTTTGAGTTGTAA
- a CDS encoding TNT domain-containing protein, whose amino-acid sequence MQPPEVIEQIYGLFNAASAASAPGKPSAPHWKAVEDLVCSSYYVDPADGQSKPLNGHWPPANGGYQRQMVQLKKGDTFDRYQGVVVDKKPDPADPTNKVPLEAGDEFDVTFVGTFMSPMGKAGTPSVPQSFESRALDRAEDKYPLAYTAEVLNDIPVDLVEGELAEVIPWYGQPGGGTQMRLLFKDDTWRYQEWKQMQDQRFIKVDLKSSPSGEYKVLPNNRAKKLK is encoded by the coding sequence ATGCAGCCGCCGGAGGTCATCGAGCAGATTTACGGGCTGTTCAACGCTGCTTCCGCTGCTTCCGCGCCCGGCAAGCCCTCGGCTCCGCACTGGAAAGCTGTGGAAGATTTAGTGTGCAGCAGCTACTACGTGGACCCGGCCGATGGTCAGTCCAAACCGTTGAACGGGCACTGGCCCCCGGCAAATGGCGGGTATCAGCGGCAGATGGTGCAGCTGAAAAAAGGCGACACATTCGACCGGTACCAGGGCGTGGTGGTGGATAAGAAGCCGGACCCGGCTGATCCTACCAATAAGGTGCCCCTGGAGGCCGGCGACGAGTTCGACGTAACGTTTGTCGGCACCTTTATGTCGCCGATGGGCAAGGCTGGCACGCCATCCGTACCGCAGTCGTTTGAGTCGCGGGCCCTGGACCGGGCCGAGGATAAGTACCCCTTGGCCTACACTGCGGAGGTGCTGAATGATATACCAGTCGACCTGGTGGAAGGGGAGTTGGCCGAAGTAATACCCTGGTACGGGCAGCCGGGCGGCGGCACGCAGATGCGGCTGCTCTTCAAGGACGATACGTGGCGCTACCAGGAATGGAAGCAGATGCAAGACCAACGATTCATAAAGGTTGACCTTAAATCGTCGCCCAGCGGCGAGTATAAGGTATTGCCGAACAACCGGGCGAAAAAGCTGAAATGA
- a CDS encoding DEAD/DEAH box helicase, with the protein MKFSDFNLHDDLLAGVDAMNYLNATPIQEQAIPKIIEGKDLIACAQTGTGKTAAYLLPLLDKISHAKHGTTSTLILVPTRELATQIDEQVTGFGYFVEASSIAIYGGGKSENWEQQKRALTSGADIIIATPGRLIAHLQMGYVKFDQIKYLVLDEADKMMDMGFSDDILNIVRQLPKERQTLLFSATMPNKIRDFSKQILNEPEEIRLAVSKPAAGIDQQFYMAFDRQKIYLLEHLLKTQEVQSMVLFTSQKAAVAGIVRAINKLGYVAQGISSDRTQEEREQIMRDFKNKQFPILVATDVLSRGIDIDSLSHVVNYDIPRAAEDYVHRIGRTARAATKGTAITFIADQDQDRVLKIEKLIEREVDKQSITEELGLGPAPEFDPKRFSGLGGKVGGRPERGGRSGGGSRGPRPEGGAPGAKVGAHPAATPIRKIRATRSA; encoded by the coding sequence TTGAAGTTTTCTGATTTTAATCTTCACGACGACCTGCTGGCCGGCGTGGATGCCATGAACTACCTGAATGCCACGCCTATCCAAGAGCAGGCCATTCCCAAAATTATTGAAGGCAAAGACCTGATTGCCTGCGCCCAGACCGGCACCGGCAAAACCGCCGCTTACCTGCTGCCCCTGCTCGACAAGATTTCCCACGCCAAGCACGGCACTACCTCCACCCTGATTCTGGTGCCCACGCGCGAGCTGGCCACGCAGATCGACGAGCAGGTAACGGGCTTCGGCTACTTCGTGGAAGCCAGCAGCATTGCCATCTACGGCGGCGGCAAAAGCGAGAACTGGGAGCAGCAAAAGCGCGCCCTGACCAGCGGAGCCGACATCATCATCGCTACGCCCGGCCGCCTGATTGCCCACCTGCAGATGGGCTACGTCAAGTTTGACCAGATCAAGTACCTGGTGCTCGACGAGGCTGACAAAATGATGGACATGGGCTTCTCGGACGATATTCTGAACATCGTGCGCCAGCTGCCCAAGGAGCGGCAGACCTTGCTGTTCTCGGCTACCATGCCCAACAAAATCCGGGACTTCTCGAAGCAGATTCTCAACGAGCCCGAGGAAATTCGCCTGGCCGTGTCCAAGCCCGCTGCCGGCATCGATCAGCAGTTTTACATGGCTTTCGACCGCCAGAAGATTTACCTGCTCGAGCACCTGCTCAAAACCCAGGAAGTGCAGAGCATGGTGCTCTTTACCTCCCAGAAGGCTGCCGTGGCCGGCATCGTGCGGGCCATCAACAAGCTGGGCTACGTGGCCCAGGGCATCAGCTCGGACCGCACCCAGGAGGAGCGCGAGCAGATTATGCGCGACTTCAAGAACAAGCAGTTTCCGATTCTGGTGGCGACCGACGTACTCAGCCGGGGCATCGACATCGACTCCCTGAGCCACGTGGTGAACTACGACATCCCGCGCGCGGCCGAAGATTACGTGCACCGCATTGGCCGCACGGCCCGGGCCGCCACCAAAGGCACGGCCATTACCTTCATTGCCGACCAGGACCAGGACCGCGTGCTCAAGATTGAAAAGCTCATTGAGCGCGAAGTCGACAAGCAAAGTATTACCGAGGAACTGGGTTTGGGCCCGGCACCCGAATTTGACCCCAAGCGCTTCAGCGGCCTGGGCGGCAAAGTCGGGGGACGGCCCGAGCGTGGTGGCCGCTCCGGCGGTGGCAGCCGCGGCCCGCGCCCGGAAGGCGGCGCGCCCGGGGCGAAGGTGGGCGCCCACCCCGCCGCGACGCCGATTCGAAAGATCCGCGCCACAAGGAGCGCATAG